One Triticum dicoccoides isolate Atlit2015 ecotype Zavitan chromosome 5B, WEW_v2.0, whole genome shotgun sequence genomic window carries:
- the LOC119308651 gene encoding histone-lysine N-methyltransferase TRX1-like isoform X3, translating into MLAPALSPPKRFRDATAPPNGNLPPSLNPPAIPKSPKALGCAALEERHPKPYPPAMVIAVEGSFVHQDEGEDGDHPMRYLPLGRVYSSTAPCPPPKKPRSSAAAAAGGKPPVIVYYRRRRKKPRLEEPRPSSPATAPRQPEEEEEALGRGSRRKRPLKHELLSLGSAPPALGADRDGEELLGRRQPRRRGGVQKEITSSPRRRRRRSSQLEAASPSEKRWVELEIQGADPQAFVGLVCKVFWPLDDDWYKGSITAYTELTKKHSVKYDDGEAEDLTLANERIQFSISSEEMKCLNLKFGTSNLDKKGYDELLALAVSFHDYQGLDPDDLVWAKITGHAMWPAVIVDESNVHASRALKPIRLDQSILVQFFGTHDFARIKSKQAVPFLNGLLSSLHLKCKQARFSRGLEEAKEFLLTQQLPENMLQLRKSIENDGSDVNGQDDAIGSCDNLSEERAEENGEDAEMTQIELGNLRVSNLGRIVSDSDHFHNKMHIWPEGYTAFRKFASVKDPHLVTSYKMEVLRNSDIKARPLFRVISEDGLQIDGSTPNACWKEIYCRIKEKQCNAASELEGNVCQRSGSDMFGFSNPQIRQLIQELPNARSCLKYFENGGDTLRGYRAVHVNWKDLDFCSVCDMDEEYEDNLFLQCDKCRMMVHARCYGELEPLNGVLWLCNLCRPGAPRVSPRCCLCPVTGGAMKPTTDGRWAHLACAIWIPETCLKDVKRMEPIDGLSKINKDRWKLLCSICTVAYGACIQCSHPTCRVAYHPLCARAADLCVEVNYFYEDEDPCIRLLSYCKKHRQPSTERPSLESNLGNPAQLVQTDAASSSGCARTEPYNFHRRRGQQQPQVTATASVKRLYVENMPYIVSGYCQNKVGCDTSCEPIQSVALLDAASQEVSVNVSSMAEKYKSMKATFRKRLAFGKSRIHGFGVFAKVAHKAGDMMIEYIGELVRPPISDLRERRIYNSLVGAGTYMFRIDDERVIDATRAGSIAHLINHSCEPNCYSRVISVLGDEHIIIFAKRDIDPWEELTYDYRFVSNEQRLPCYCGFPKCRGVVNDVEAEVQSTKIRVTRSELFQQKD; encoded by the exons ATGCTAGCTCCCGCGCTGAGCCCCCCCAAAAGATTTCGCGACGCGACGGCCCCCCCAAACGGGAACCTCCCTCCCTCACTGAATCCCCCTGCAATCCCCAAATCCCCGAAAGCCCTAGGGTGTGCAGCGCTGGAGGAGCGGCACCCGAAACCCTACCCACCGGCCATGGTGATCGCCGTGGAGGGGAGCTTCGTGCACCAGGACGAGGGGGAGGACGGGGACCACCCCATGCGCTACCTCCCCCTCGGCCGCGTCTACTCCTCCACCGCTCCCTGCCCGCCCCCCAAGAAGCCccgcagctccgccgccgccgccgcgggcggcAAGCCGCCCGTGATCGTCTACTACCGCCGTCGACGCAAGAAGCCGCGGCTTGAGGAGCCACGGCCGTCCTCGCCCGCCACGGCGCCGcggcagccggaggaggaggaggaggcgctgggCAGGGGCTCGCGGCGGAAGCGCCCGCTCAAGCACGAGCTGCTCAGCCTGGGGTCTGCCCCGCCTGCATTGGGCGCGGATAGAGACGGGGAGGAGCTGCTGGGGCGACGGCAGCCGAGGCGCAGAGGGGGAGTTCAGAAGGAGATCACTTCGTCGCCCCGGAGGCGACGGCGCCGCAGCAGCCAGCTGGAGGCCGCCTCTCCATCTGAGAAGAGATGGGTAGA GTTGGAAATTCAGGGTGCCGATCCGCAGGCGTTTGTCGGTTTAGTGTGCAAG GTTTTCTGGCCCCTAGATGATGATTGGTACAAGGGTTCCATCACGGCCTACACGGAACTAACCAAGAAACATTCT GTGAAGTATGACGACGGTGAAGCAGAAGACCTTACCCTAGCTAATGAAAGGATACAATTTTCCATTTCATCCGAGGAAATGAAGTGCCTGAACCTGAAATTTGGAACATCTAACCTGGATAAGAAGGGATATGATGAGCTGCTTGCACTAGCTGTCAGCTTTCATGACTACCAAGGTCTTGATCCAGATGATCTAGTGTGGGCTAAAATAACAG GTCATGCAATGTGGCCAGCTGTTATAGTGGACGAGTCAAATGTTCATGCTAGCCGGGCCCTCAAGCCAATTCGGTTAGATCAATCAATACTTGTTCAATTCTTTGGCACCCATGATTTTGCAAG GATTAAGTCGAAGCAGGCGGTGCCCTTTCTGAATGGCCTTCTTTCTTCCTTGCATCTCAAATGCAAGCAAGCACGCTTCTCCCGAGGCTTAGAAGAAGCCAAGGA GTTTCTCCTCACACAACAGCTTCCAGAAAATATGTTGCAACTTCGGAAATCAATTGAAAATGATGGTTCTGATGTTAATGGCCAAGATGACGCAATAGGCTCTTGTGATAATTTATCAGAAGAAAGAGCAGAAGAAAATGGAGAGGATGCTGAAATGACTCAAATAGAACTAGGAAATCTTCGTGTGAGCAACCTAG GCAGGATAGTATCTGATTCAGATCATTTCCATAACAAAATGCACATATGGCCTGAAGGGTATACTGCTTTCAGGAAGTTTGCATCAGTAAAAG ATCCACACCTAGTAACATCTTACAAAATGGAAGTACTGAGGAATTCAGATATAAAAGCACGACCGTTGTTTAGGGTGATCTCTGAAGATGGATTGCAG ATTGATGGCTCTACGCCTAATGCATGCTGGAAGGAGATATACTGCAGGATAAAAGAAAAACAGTGCAATGCTGCCTCGGAACTGGAAGGAAATGTTTGTCAGAGATCTGGTTCCGACATGTTTGGCTTTTCAAACCCACAAATTAGGCAGCTTATTCAG GAGTTGCCAAATGCAAGGTCGTGTTTGAAGTATTTTGAAAATGGTGGGGATACCCTCCGTGGTTACAGAGCTGTTCATGTTAATTGGAAAGATCTAGACTTTTGCAGTGTTTGTGATATGGATGAG GAGTATGAAGACAATTTGTTCTTGCAATGTGACAAGTGCCGTATGATG GTTCATGCTCGGTGCTATGGCGAACTAGAACCATTGAATGGAGTACTTTGGTTGTGCAACCTGTGCCGACCTGGGGCACCTCGCGTGTCCCCACGATGCTGCCTATGTCCTGTCACAG GGGGTGCAATGAAACCTACAACAGATGGCCGTTGGGCTCATCTAGCATGTGCAATATGGATTCCTG AAACTTGCTTAAAAGATGTAAAGAGAATGGAACCCATTGATGGATTGAGCAAAATCAACAAG GACCGCTGGAAACTTCTATGCAGCATCTGTACAGTTGCTTATGGAGCTTGCATACAG TGCTCACATCCTACTTGTCGAGTTGCATATCACCCGCTCTGTGCACGTGCTGCTGATCTATGTGTTGAGGTAAATTACTTCTAT GAGGATGAGGACCCATGTATTCGTCTACTCTCGTATTGCAAGAAGCACAGACAACCATCTACTGAACGTCCATCTCTTGAAAGTAATCTTGGTAACCCTGCTCAGTTAGTTCAGACAGACGCGGCTTCATCATCTGGTTGTGCAAGGACTG AGCCCTATAATTTTCACCGGAGAAGAGGCCAACAACAACCTCAAGTTACAGCTACTGCTTCTGTAAAGCGTTTGTATGTGGAGAACATGCCTTATATTGTTAGTGGCTACTGCCAAAATAAAGTAGGCTGTGATACTAGCTGTGAACCAATTCAATCAGTTGCCTTGTTGGATGCTGCATCACAAGAAGTTTCTGTCAATGTGTCTTCTATGGCTGAAAAATATAAAAGCATGAAGGCCACATTCAGGAAGAGACTAGCTTTTG GAAAATCAAGAATTCATGGGTTTGGTGTTTTTGCAAAGGTTGCACACAAGGCAGGAGACATG ATGATCGAATACATAGGGGAGCTTGTTAGGCCACCGATATCAGACCTTAGAGAGCGGCGTATATACAATTCTTTGGTG GGTGCTGGGACATACATGTTCAGGATAGATGATGAGCGTGTTATTGACGCTACACGAGCAGGAAGCATAGCCCATTTGATCAATCACTCATGCGAG CCTAATTGTTATTCGCGTGTGATAAGTGTTCTCGGGGATGAGCATATCATCATTTTTGCAAAGCGGGATATAGACCCATGGGAAGAGTTGACCTATGATTATAG GTTTGTTTCGAATGAACAACGGCTTCCTTGTTATTGTGGATTTCCAAAATGCCGGGGAGTGGTTAATGATGTTGAAGCAGAGGTCCAATCAACCAAAATAAGAGTCACCAGAAGTGAATTATTTCAGCAAAAAGACTAA
- the LOC119308651 gene encoding histone-lysine N-methyltransferase TRX1-like isoform X5: MLAPALSPPKRFRDATAPPNGNLPPSLNPPAIPKSPKALGCAALEERHPKPYPPAMVIAVEGSFVHQDEGEDGDHPMRYLPLGRVYSSTAPCPPPKKPRSSAAAAAGGKPPVIVYYRRRRKKPRLEEPRPSSPATAPRQPEEEEEALGRGSRRKRPLKHELLSLGSAPPALGADRDGEELLGRRQPRRRGGVQKEITSSPRRRRRRSSQLEAASPSEKRWVELEIQGADPQAFVGLVCKVFWPLDDDWYKGSITAYTELTKKHSVKYDDGEAEDLTLANERIQFSISSEEMKCLNLKFGTSNLDKKGYDELLALAVSFHDYQGLDPDDLVWAKITGHAMWPAVIVDESNVHASRALKPIRLDQSILVQFFGTHDFARIKSKQAVPFLNGLLSSLHLKCKQARFSRGLEEAKEFLLTQQLPENMLQLRKSIENDGSDVNGQDDAIGSCDNLSEERAEENGEDAEMTQIELGNLRVSNLGRIVSDSDHFHNKMHIWPEGYTAFRKFASVKDPHLVTSYKMEVLRNSDIKARPLFRVISEDGLQIDGSTPNACWKEIYCRIKEKQCNAASELEGNVCQRSGSDMFGFSNPQIRQLIQELPNARSCLKYFENGGDTLRGYRAVHVNWKDLDFCSVCDMDEEYEDNLFLQCDKCRMMVHARCYGELEPLNGVLWLCNLCRPGAPRVSPRCCLCPVTGGAMKPTTDGRWAHLACAIWIPETCLKDVKRMEPIDGLSKINKDRWKLLCSICTVAYGACIQCSHPTCRVAYHPLCARAADLCVEEDEDPCIRLLSYCKKHRQPSTERPSLESNLGNPAQLVQTDAASSSGCARTEPYNFHRRRGQQQPQVTATASVKRLYVENMPYIVSGYCQNKVGCDTSCEPIQSVALLDAASQEVSVNVSSMAEKYKSMKATFRKRLAFGKSRIHGFGVFAKVAHKAGDMMIEYIGELVRPPISDLRERRIYNSLVGAGTYMFRIDDERVIDATRAGSIAHLINHSCEPNCYSRVISVLGDEHIIIFAKRDIDPWEELTYDYRFVSNEQRLPCYCGFPKCRGVVNDVEAEVQSTKIRVTRSELFQQKD; encoded by the exons ATGCTAGCTCCCGCGCTGAGCCCCCCCAAAAGATTTCGCGACGCGACGGCCCCCCCAAACGGGAACCTCCCTCCCTCACTGAATCCCCCTGCAATCCCCAAATCCCCGAAAGCCCTAGGGTGTGCAGCGCTGGAGGAGCGGCACCCGAAACCCTACCCACCGGCCATGGTGATCGCCGTGGAGGGGAGCTTCGTGCACCAGGACGAGGGGGAGGACGGGGACCACCCCATGCGCTACCTCCCCCTCGGCCGCGTCTACTCCTCCACCGCTCCCTGCCCGCCCCCCAAGAAGCCccgcagctccgccgccgccgccgcgggcggcAAGCCGCCCGTGATCGTCTACTACCGCCGTCGACGCAAGAAGCCGCGGCTTGAGGAGCCACGGCCGTCCTCGCCCGCCACGGCGCCGcggcagccggaggaggaggaggaggcgctgggCAGGGGCTCGCGGCGGAAGCGCCCGCTCAAGCACGAGCTGCTCAGCCTGGGGTCTGCCCCGCCTGCATTGGGCGCGGATAGAGACGGGGAGGAGCTGCTGGGGCGACGGCAGCCGAGGCGCAGAGGGGGAGTTCAGAAGGAGATCACTTCGTCGCCCCGGAGGCGACGGCGCCGCAGCAGCCAGCTGGAGGCCGCCTCTCCATCTGAGAAGAGATGGGTAGA GTTGGAAATTCAGGGTGCCGATCCGCAGGCGTTTGTCGGTTTAGTGTGCAAG GTTTTCTGGCCCCTAGATGATGATTGGTACAAGGGTTCCATCACGGCCTACACGGAACTAACCAAGAAACATTCT GTGAAGTATGACGACGGTGAAGCAGAAGACCTTACCCTAGCTAATGAAAGGATACAATTTTCCATTTCATCCGAGGAAATGAAGTGCCTGAACCTGAAATTTGGAACATCTAACCTGGATAAGAAGGGATATGATGAGCTGCTTGCACTAGCTGTCAGCTTTCATGACTACCAAGGTCTTGATCCAGATGATCTAGTGTGGGCTAAAATAACAG GTCATGCAATGTGGCCAGCTGTTATAGTGGACGAGTCAAATGTTCATGCTAGCCGGGCCCTCAAGCCAATTCGGTTAGATCAATCAATACTTGTTCAATTCTTTGGCACCCATGATTTTGCAAG GATTAAGTCGAAGCAGGCGGTGCCCTTTCTGAATGGCCTTCTTTCTTCCTTGCATCTCAAATGCAAGCAAGCACGCTTCTCCCGAGGCTTAGAAGAAGCCAAGGA GTTTCTCCTCACACAACAGCTTCCAGAAAATATGTTGCAACTTCGGAAATCAATTGAAAATGATGGTTCTGATGTTAATGGCCAAGATGACGCAATAGGCTCTTGTGATAATTTATCAGAAGAAAGAGCAGAAGAAAATGGAGAGGATGCTGAAATGACTCAAATAGAACTAGGAAATCTTCGTGTGAGCAACCTAG GCAGGATAGTATCTGATTCAGATCATTTCCATAACAAAATGCACATATGGCCTGAAGGGTATACTGCTTTCAGGAAGTTTGCATCAGTAAAAG ATCCACACCTAGTAACATCTTACAAAATGGAAGTACTGAGGAATTCAGATATAAAAGCACGACCGTTGTTTAGGGTGATCTCTGAAGATGGATTGCAG ATTGATGGCTCTACGCCTAATGCATGCTGGAAGGAGATATACTGCAGGATAAAAGAAAAACAGTGCAATGCTGCCTCGGAACTGGAAGGAAATGTTTGTCAGAGATCTGGTTCCGACATGTTTGGCTTTTCAAACCCACAAATTAGGCAGCTTATTCAG GAGTTGCCAAATGCAAGGTCGTGTTTGAAGTATTTTGAAAATGGTGGGGATACCCTCCGTGGTTACAGAGCTGTTCATGTTAATTGGAAAGATCTAGACTTTTGCAGTGTTTGTGATATGGATGAG GAGTATGAAGACAATTTGTTCTTGCAATGTGACAAGTGCCGTATGATG GTTCATGCTCGGTGCTATGGCGAACTAGAACCATTGAATGGAGTACTTTGGTTGTGCAACCTGTGCCGACCTGGGGCACCTCGCGTGTCCCCACGATGCTGCCTATGTCCTGTCACAG GGGGTGCAATGAAACCTACAACAGATGGCCGTTGGGCTCATCTAGCATGTGCAATATGGATTCCTG AAACTTGCTTAAAAGATGTAAAGAGAATGGAACCCATTGATGGATTGAGCAAAATCAACAAG GACCGCTGGAAACTTCTATGCAGCATCTGTACAGTTGCTTATGGAGCTTGCATACAG TGCTCACATCCTACTTGTCGAGTTGCATATCACCCGCTCTGTGCACGTGCTGCTGATCTATGTGTTGAG GAGGATGAGGACCCATGTATTCGTCTACTCTCGTATTGCAAGAAGCACAGACAACCATCTACTGAACGTCCATCTCTTGAAAGTAATCTTGGTAACCCTGCTCAGTTAGTTCAGACAGACGCGGCTTCATCATCTGGTTGTGCAAGGACTG AGCCCTATAATTTTCACCGGAGAAGAGGCCAACAACAACCTCAAGTTACAGCTACTGCTTCTGTAAAGCGTTTGTATGTGGAGAACATGCCTTATATTGTTAGTGGCTACTGCCAAAATAAAGTAGGCTGTGATACTAGCTGTGAACCAATTCAATCAGTTGCCTTGTTGGATGCTGCATCACAAGAAGTTTCTGTCAATGTGTCTTCTATGGCTGAAAAATATAAAAGCATGAAGGCCACATTCAGGAAGAGACTAGCTTTTG GAAAATCAAGAATTCATGGGTTTGGTGTTTTTGCAAAGGTTGCACACAAGGCAGGAGACATG ATGATCGAATACATAGGGGAGCTTGTTAGGCCACCGATATCAGACCTTAGAGAGCGGCGTATATACAATTCTTTGGTG GGTGCTGGGACATACATGTTCAGGATAGATGATGAGCGTGTTATTGACGCTACACGAGCAGGAAGCATAGCCCATTTGATCAATCACTCATGCGAG CCTAATTGTTATTCGCGTGTGATAAGTGTTCTCGGGGATGAGCATATCATCATTTTTGCAAAGCGGGATATAGACCCATGGGAAGAGTTGACCTATGATTATAG GTTTGTTTCGAATGAACAACGGCTTCCTTGTTATTGTGGATTTCCAAAATGCCGGGGAGTGGTTAATGATGTTGAAGCAGAGGTCCAATCAACCAAAATAAGAGTCACCAGAAGTGAATTATTTCAGCAAAAAGACTAA
- the LOC119308651 gene encoding histone-lysine N-methyltransferase TRX1-like isoform X6, translating to MLAPALSPPKRFRDATAPPNGNLPPSLNPPAIPKSPKALGCAALEERHPKPYPPAMVIAVEGSFVHQDEGEDGDHPMRYLPLGRVYSSTAPCPPPKKPRSSAAAAAGGKPPVIVYYRRRRKKPRLEEPRPSSPATAPRQPEEEEEALGRGSRRKRPLKHELLSLGSAPPALGADRDGEELLGRRQPRRRGGVQKEITSSPRRRRRRSSQLEAASPSEKRWVELEIQGADPQAFVGLVCKVFWPLDDDWYKGSITAYTELTKKHSVKYDDGEAEDLTLANERIQFSISSEEMKCLNLKFGTSNLDKKGYDELLALAVSFHDYQGLDPDDLVWAKITGHAMWPAVIVDESNVHASRALKPIRLDQSILVQFFGTHDFARIKSKQAVPFLNGLLSSLHLKCKQARFSRGLEEAKEFLLTQQLPENMLQLRKSIENDGSDVNGQDDAIGSCDNLSEERAEENGEDAEMTQIELGNLRVSNLGRIVSDSDHFHNKMHIWPEGYTAFRKFASVKDPHLVTSYKMEVLRNSDIKARPLFRVISEDGLQIDGSTPNACWKEIYCRIKEKQCNAASELEGNVCQRSGSDMFGFSNPQIRQLIQELPNARSCLKYFENGGDTLRGYRAVHVNWKDLDFCSVCDMDEEYEDNLFLQCDKCRMMVHARCYGELEPLNGVLWLCNLCRPGAPRVSPRCCLCPVTGGAMKPTTDGRWAHLACAIWIPETCLKDVKRMEPIDGLSKINKDRWKLLCSICTVAYGACIQCSHPTCRVAYHPLCARAADLCVEDEDPCIRLLSYCKKHRQPSTERPSLESNLGNPAQLVQTDAASSSGCARTEPYNFHRRRGQQQPQVTATASVKRLYVENMPYIVSGYCQNKVGCDTSCEPIQSVALLDAASQEVSVNVSSMAEKYKSMKATFRKRLAFGKSRIHGFGVFAKVAHKAGDMMIEYIGELVRPPISDLRERRIYNSLVGAGTYMFRIDDERVIDATRAGSIAHLINHSCEPNCYSRVISVLGDEHIIIFAKRDIDPWEELTYDYRFVSNEQRLPCYCGFPKCRGVVNDVEAEVQSTKIRVTRSELFQQKD from the exons ATGCTAGCTCCCGCGCTGAGCCCCCCCAAAAGATTTCGCGACGCGACGGCCCCCCCAAACGGGAACCTCCCTCCCTCACTGAATCCCCCTGCAATCCCCAAATCCCCGAAAGCCCTAGGGTGTGCAGCGCTGGAGGAGCGGCACCCGAAACCCTACCCACCGGCCATGGTGATCGCCGTGGAGGGGAGCTTCGTGCACCAGGACGAGGGGGAGGACGGGGACCACCCCATGCGCTACCTCCCCCTCGGCCGCGTCTACTCCTCCACCGCTCCCTGCCCGCCCCCCAAGAAGCCccgcagctccgccgccgccgccgcgggcggcAAGCCGCCCGTGATCGTCTACTACCGCCGTCGACGCAAGAAGCCGCGGCTTGAGGAGCCACGGCCGTCCTCGCCCGCCACGGCGCCGcggcagccggaggaggaggaggaggcgctgggCAGGGGCTCGCGGCGGAAGCGCCCGCTCAAGCACGAGCTGCTCAGCCTGGGGTCTGCCCCGCCTGCATTGGGCGCGGATAGAGACGGGGAGGAGCTGCTGGGGCGACGGCAGCCGAGGCGCAGAGGGGGAGTTCAGAAGGAGATCACTTCGTCGCCCCGGAGGCGACGGCGCCGCAGCAGCCAGCTGGAGGCCGCCTCTCCATCTGAGAAGAGATGGGTAGA GTTGGAAATTCAGGGTGCCGATCCGCAGGCGTTTGTCGGTTTAGTGTGCAAG GTTTTCTGGCCCCTAGATGATGATTGGTACAAGGGTTCCATCACGGCCTACACGGAACTAACCAAGAAACATTCT GTGAAGTATGACGACGGTGAAGCAGAAGACCTTACCCTAGCTAATGAAAGGATACAATTTTCCATTTCATCCGAGGAAATGAAGTGCCTGAACCTGAAATTTGGAACATCTAACCTGGATAAGAAGGGATATGATGAGCTGCTTGCACTAGCTGTCAGCTTTCATGACTACCAAGGTCTTGATCCAGATGATCTAGTGTGGGCTAAAATAACAG GTCATGCAATGTGGCCAGCTGTTATAGTGGACGAGTCAAATGTTCATGCTAGCCGGGCCCTCAAGCCAATTCGGTTAGATCAATCAATACTTGTTCAATTCTTTGGCACCCATGATTTTGCAAG GATTAAGTCGAAGCAGGCGGTGCCCTTTCTGAATGGCCTTCTTTCTTCCTTGCATCTCAAATGCAAGCAAGCACGCTTCTCCCGAGGCTTAGAAGAAGCCAAGGA GTTTCTCCTCACACAACAGCTTCCAGAAAATATGTTGCAACTTCGGAAATCAATTGAAAATGATGGTTCTGATGTTAATGGCCAAGATGACGCAATAGGCTCTTGTGATAATTTATCAGAAGAAAGAGCAGAAGAAAATGGAGAGGATGCTGAAATGACTCAAATAGAACTAGGAAATCTTCGTGTGAGCAACCTAG GCAGGATAGTATCTGATTCAGATCATTTCCATAACAAAATGCACATATGGCCTGAAGGGTATACTGCTTTCAGGAAGTTTGCATCAGTAAAAG ATCCACACCTAGTAACATCTTACAAAATGGAAGTACTGAGGAATTCAGATATAAAAGCACGACCGTTGTTTAGGGTGATCTCTGAAGATGGATTGCAG ATTGATGGCTCTACGCCTAATGCATGCTGGAAGGAGATATACTGCAGGATAAAAGAAAAACAGTGCAATGCTGCCTCGGAACTGGAAGGAAATGTTTGTCAGAGATCTGGTTCCGACATGTTTGGCTTTTCAAACCCACAAATTAGGCAGCTTATTCAG GAGTTGCCAAATGCAAGGTCGTGTTTGAAGTATTTTGAAAATGGTGGGGATACCCTCCGTGGTTACAGAGCTGTTCATGTTAATTGGAAAGATCTAGACTTTTGCAGTGTTTGTGATATGGATGAG GAGTATGAAGACAATTTGTTCTTGCAATGTGACAAGTGCCGTATGATG GTTCATGCTCGGTGCTATGGCGAACTAGAACCATTGAATGGAGTACTTTGGTTGTGCAACCTGTGCCGACCTGGGGCACCTCGCGTGTCCCCACGATGCTGCCTATGTCCTGTCACAG GGGGTGCAATGAAACCTACAACAGATGGCCGTTGGGCTCATCTAGCATGTGCAATATGGATTCCTG AAACTTGCTTAAAAGATGTAAAGAGAATGGAACCCATTGATGGATTGAGCAAAATCAACAAG GACCGCTGGAAACTTCTATGCAGCATCTGTACAGTTGCTTATGGAGCTTGCATACAG TGCTCACATCCTACTTGTCGAGTTGCATATCACCCGCTCTGTGCACGTGCTGCTGATCTATGTGTTGAG GATGAGGACCCATGTATTCGTCTACTCTCGTATTGCAAGAAGCACAGACAACCATCTACTGAACGTCCATCTCTTGAAAGTAATCTTGGTAACCCTGCTCAGTTAGTTCAGACAGACGCGGCTTCATCATCTGGTTGTGCAAGGACTG AGCCCTATAATTTTCACCGGAGAAGAGGCCAACAACAACCTCAAGTTACAGCTACTGCTTCTGTAAAGCGTTTGTATGTGGAGAACATGCCTTATATTGTTAGTGGCTACTGCCAAAATAAAGTAGGCTGTGATACTAGCTGTGAACCAATTCAATCAGTTGCCTTGTTGGATGCTGCATCACAAGAAGTTTCTGTCAATGTGTCTTCTATGGCTGAAAAATATAAAAGCATGAAGGCCACATTCAGGAAGAGACTAGCTTTTG GAAAATCAAGAATTCATGGGTTTGGTGTTTTTGCAAAGGTTGCACACAAGGCAGGAGACATG ATGATCGAATACATAGGGGAGCTTGTTAGGCCACCGATATCAGACCTTAGAGAGCGGCGTATATACAATTCTTTGGTG GGTGCTGGGACATACATGTTCAGGATAGATGATGAGCGTGTTATTGACGCTACACGAGCAGGAAGCATAGCCCATTTGATCAATCACTCATGCGAG CCTAATTGTTATTCGCGTGTGATAAGTGTTCTCGGGGATGAGCATATCATCATTTTTGCAAAGCGGGATATAGACCCATGGGAAGAGTTGACCTATGATTATAG GTTTGTTTCGAATGAACAACGGCTTCCTTGTTATTGTGGATTTCCAAAATGCCGGGGAGTGGTTAATGATGTTGAAGCAGAGGTCCAATCAACCAAAATAAGAGTCACCAGAAGTGAATTATTTCAGCAAAAAGACTAA